A stretch of Rhizobium sp. TH2 DNA encodes these proteins:
- a CDS encoding LacI family transcriptional regulator, translating to MDGMRSMVQSGQGPAPGERPTLKTIAFMTGLGVTTVSRALKDAPDISQETKERVRLVATQIGYHPNRAGVRLRTGKTNVISLILNIDEELMGLTSHIVYGISEVLASTNYHLVVTPYRSDRDPMAPVRYIVETGSADGVILSSIEPEDPRVKLLLERNLPFATHGRTELGVPHPYHDFDNEAYAYDAVRKLAERGRRRLAILEPSPRFTFFHHMRAGYLAGLRDFGCERVPLRDANIHDPLQVVYRATMNLLRDNPETDGIISGSSAGAVAISSALAAAGRQVGRDIDMVSKQPADLLRFVRPEVITVNEDIRLAGRELAKAVLGRIEGVAPEQLQSICMPDGRLMFPH from the coding sequence ATGGACGGAATGAGAAGCATGGTTCAGTCCGGCCAGGGGCCGGCGCCGGGAGAGCGGCCGACTCTCAAGACGATCGCCTTCATGACGGGCCTCGGGGTCACCACTGTGTCGCGTGCGTTGAAGGACGCCCCCGATATCAGCCAGGAAACCAAGGAACGCGTGCGGCTAGTCGCCACCCAGATCGGCTATCATCCGAACCGCGCTGGCGTGCGGCTGCGCACCGGCAAGACCAATGTCATCAGCCTGATCCTGAACATCGACGAAGAATTGATGGGCCTGACCTCCCATATCGTCTACGGCATTTCGGAAGTTCTCGCCTCGACAAACTACCACCTTGTCGTCACCCCGTACAGGAGCGACCGCGACCCGATGGCGCCGGTGCGCTACATCGTCGAGACCGGTTCGGCGGACGGCGTCATCCTGTCCTCGATAGAGCCAGAGGACCCGCGCGTAAAACTGCTGCTCGAGCGCAACCTGCCCTTCGCCACCCATGGCAGGACCGAGCTTGGCGTGCCTCATCCCTATCACGACTTCGACAATGAGGCCTATGCCTATGACGCGGTGCGCAAACTGGCCGAACGCGGGCGACGCCGGCTTGCCATCCTCGAACCCTCGCCTCGCTTCACTTTCTTTCACCACATGCGCGCCGGCTATCTTGCGGGCCTGAGGGATTTTGGCTGCGAGCGCGTGCCGCTCCGCGATGCGAACATCCACGATCCGCTTCAGGTCGTCTATCGGGCAACCATGAACCTGCTCAGGGATAATCCGGAGACGGACGGCATCATTTCAGGATCGAGCGCGGGCGCGGTGGCGATTTCCTCGGCGCTTGCCGCGGCCGGCCGGCAGGTCGGACGCGATATCGACATGGTCTCCAAGCAGCCCGCCGACCTGCTGCGCTTCGTCCGGCCGGAAGTGATCACCGTCAACGAGGACATCCGCCTCGCCGGCCGCGAACTCGCCAAGGCCGTCCTCGGCCGCATCGAAGGCGTCGCGCCGGAACAGTTGCAGAGCATCTGCATGCCTGACGGACGGCTGATGTTTCCGCACTAG
- a CDS encoding ABC transporter substrate-binding protein gives MKARYFAAALAASVALGGGIANATDLEVTHWWTSGGEAAAVAELAKAFDATGNKWIDGAIAGSGGTARPIMISRITGGDPMGATQFNHGRQAEELAQAGLMKDLTAIAEKEKWKELIRPASLLDSCTIDGKIYCAPVNIHSWQWLWLSNKAFADAGVAVPKNWDEFVAAAPALEAKGIIPLAVGGQPWQAAGAFDVLMVAIAGKDTFYKVFKDKDETVAAGPDIAKVFKAADDARRMSKGTNVQDWNQATNLVITGKAAGQIMGDWAQGEFQVANQVAGKDYTCLPGLGVNEIISTGGDAFYFPLLKDEEKSKAQDVLASTLLNPVTQVAFNLKKGSLPVRGDVDLAAANDCMKKGLEILAKGNVIEGTDQLLSPDSQKQKEDLFSEFFANPSMTPEDAQKRFAEIIGSAD, from the coding sequence ATGAAGGCTCGTTATTTTGCAGCAGCGCTCGCGGCTTCCGTGGCGCTGGGGGGCGGCATCGCGAACGCGACCGATCTCGAAGTCACGCATTGGTGGACATCTGGTGGCGAAGCCGCGGCCGTGGCCGAACTCGCCAAGGCATTCGATGCCACCGGCAACAAATGGATCGACGGCGCTATCGCCGGTTCGGGCGGCACTGCCCGTCCGATCATGATCAGCCGCATCACCGGCGGCGATCCGATGGGGGCAACCCAGTTCAACCATGGCCGCCAGGCCGAGGAACTGGCGCAGGCCGGCCTGATGAAGGACCTGACCGCAATTGCCGAGAAGGAAAAGTGGAAGGAACTCATCCGCCCCGCAAGCCTGCTCGACAGCTGCACGATCGACGGCAAGATCTATTGCGCGCCGGTCAACATCCACTCCTGGCAGTGGCTGTGGCTGTCCAACAAGGCATTCGCCGATGCTGGTGTCGCCGTGCCGAAGAACTGGGATGAATTCGTGGCCGCGGCGCCTGCGCTCGAAGCCAAAGGCATCATTCCGCTCGCGGTTGGTGGCCAGCCTTGGCAGGCCGCAGGCGCGTTCGACGTGCTGATGGTCGCCATCGCCGGCAAGGATACCTTCTACAAGGTGTTCAAGGACAAGGACGAGACGGTCGCTGCCGGACCTGATATTGCCAAGGTCTTCAAGGCTGCCGACGACGCACGCCGCATGTCCAAGGGCACCAATGTGCAGGATTGGAACCAGGCCACCAACCTCGTGATCACCGGCAAGGCTGCCGGCCAGATCATGGGCGACTGGGCGCAGGGTGAATTCCAGGTCGCAAACCAGGTCGCCGGCAAGGACTATACCTGCCTACCCGGGCTGGGTGTGAACGAAATCATCTCCACCGGTGGTGATGCCTTCTACTTCCCGCTGCTCAAGGACGAAGAAAAGTCCAAGGCGCAGGACGTGCTGGCTTCGACGCTGCTGAACCCGGTCACCCAGGTTGCGTTCAACCTCAAGAAGGGCTCGCTGCCGGTTCGCGGCGACGTCGATCTGGCCGCCGCCAACGATTGCATGAAGAAGGGTCTCGAAATCCTTGCCAAGGGCAATGTGATCGAAGGCACCGACCAGCTGCTTTCGCCGGACAGCCAGAAGCAGAAGGAAGACCTGTTCTCCGAATTCTTCGCCAACCCGTCGATGACTCCCGAAGACGCGCAGAAGCGCTTCGCCGAGATCATCGGCTCGGCTGACTAA
- a CDS encoding carbohydrate ABC transporter permease has translation MTGQKTHAGRPNKLFRNLNAKIASIPMILTAVVIFLGGTVWTITYSFTNSKLLPRLKFVGLDQYDRLWDAPRWVISIQNLAIYGILMLIFSLVIGFVLAALMDQKIRFENTFRTIYLYPFALSFIVTGLVWQWVLNPEYGIQSVIRAAGWTSFDFDPLYTADIVIYGILIAALWQGTGLVMCLLLAGLRGIDEDIWKASRIDGIPMWKTYLFIVIPMMRPVFITTLVIIASGIVRVYDLVVAQTSGGPGIASEVPAKYVYDYMFQAQNLGQGFAASTMMLLTVAIIIVPWAYLEFGGRKRA, from the coding sequence ATGACGGGCCAAAAGACCCATGCCGGCAGGCCGAACAAGCTTTTCCGCAATCTCAATGCGAAGATTGCCTCGATCCCGATGATCCTCACCGCGGTGGTGATTTTCCTCGGTGGCACGGTCTGGACGATCACCTATTCCTTCACCAATTCGAAGCTCTTGCCGCGCCTGAAATTCGTTGGTCTCGATCAGTACGACCGGCTCTGGGATGCCCCGCGCTGGGTCATATCGATCCAGAATCTGGCGATCTACGGTATCCTGATGCTGATCTTCAGCCTGGTGATCGGCTTCGTTCTCGCGGCGCTGATGGATCAGAAGATCCGCTTCGAGAACACGTTTCGCACCATCTACCTCTATCCTTTCGCACTGTCCTTCATCGTCACCGGCCTTGTCTGGCAATGGGTGCTGAACCCGGAATACGGCATCCAGTCCGTAATCCGTGCGGCTGGCTGGACCAGTTTCGACTTCGATCCGCTCTACACCGCCGACATCGTCATCTACGGTATCCTCATCGCAGCACTCTGGCAGGGCACAGGGCTCGTAATGTGCCTGTTGCTCGCCGGCTTGCGCGGTATCGACGAGGATATCTGGAAGGCGTCGCGGATCGATGGCATCCCGATGTGGAAGACCTATCTCTTCATCGTCATCCCGATGATGCGGCCTGTCTTCATCACCACGCTCGTCATCATCGCCAGCGGCATCGTGCGCGTCTACGACCTCGTCGTCGCCCAGACATCGGGTGGTCCAGGCATCGCGTCGGAAGTGCCGGCGAAATATGTCTACGACTACATGTTCCAGGCGCAGAATCTTGGCCAAGGCTTCGCGGCCTCGACCATGATGCTCCTCACCGTCGCCATCATCATCGTGCCATGGGCTTACCTGGAATTCGGAGGACGCAAGCGTGCCTGA
- a CDS encoding ABC transporter ATP-binding protein, which yields MGTSVSIKDLSLSFGAVKVLETLNLDIQDGEFLVLLGSSGCGKSTLLNCIAGLLEPTEGQIFIKGKNVTWEEPKDRGIGMVFQSYALYPQMTVEKNLSFGLQVAKMPKPEIEKRVKRASDILQIGPLLKRKPSELSGGQRQRVAIGRALVRDVDVFLFDEPLSNLDAKLRAELRVEIKRLHQSLENTMIYVTHDQIEALTLADRIAIMKSGVIQQLADPSTIYNKPKSLFVAGFIGSPSMNFLKGELEAGEGGLVVNANGVKIPLNGYKADGPVEPGRKVVLGVRPEHVAVDEPSATKTFDAVVDIEEPMGADNLLWLKFAGQTISVRIAGARRYAVGAQIKLSLDLSLASLFDAETELRI from the coding sequence ATGGGAACTTCAGTATCGATCAAGGACCTGTCCCTGAGCTTCGGCGCCGTCAAAGTGCTGGAAACCCTCAATCTCGACATTCAGGATGGCGAGTTCCTGGTGTTGCTCGGCTCGTCCGGCTGCGGGAAATCGACGCTGCTCAATTGCATCGCCGGCCTGCTTGAGCCGACCGAGGGCCAGATCTTCATCAAGGGCAAGAACGTTACCTGGGAAGAGCCCAAGGACCGCGGCATCGGCATGGTGTTCCAGTCCTACGCGCTTTATCCGCAGATGACGGTGGAGAAGAATCTCTCCTTCGGCCTGCAGGTCGCCAAGATGCCGAAGCCGGAGATCGAAAAGCGCGTCAAGCGTGCCTCCGACATCCTACAGATCGGGCCGCTGCTCAAGCGCAAGCCGTCGGAACTCTCGGGCGGCCAGCGCCAGCGCGTCGCGATCGGCCGTGCACTGGTGCGCGACGTCGATGTCTTCCTGTTCGACGAGCCGCTCTCGAACCTCGACGCCAAGCTGCGCGCGGAACTGCGCGTTGAAATCAAGCGCCTGCACCAGTCACTCGAAAACACCATGATCTATGTCACCCACGATCAGATCGAGGCGCTGACGCTCGCCGACCGTATCGCGATCATGAAGAGCGGCGTCATCCAGCAGCTTGCCGATCCCTCGACGATCTACAACAAGCCGAAGAGCCTGTTCGTCGCCGGTTTCATCGGCTCGCCGTCGATGAATTTCCTCAAGGGCGAACTGGAAGCGGGTGAGGGCGGTCTCGTGGTCAATGCCAATGGCGTGAAGATCCCGCTCAACGGTTACAAGGCGGATGGCCCCGTCGAGCCGGGCCGCAAGGTCGTGCTCGGTGTCCGGCCTGAGCATGTCGCCGTCGACGAACCCTCGGCCACCAAGACCTTCGATGCCGTCGTCGATATCGAGGAGCCGATGGGCGCCGACAACCTGCTCTGGCTGAAATTCGCCGGCCAGACGATTTCCGTCCGTATCGCCGGCGCGCGGCGCTACGCCGTCGGTGCACAGATCAAGCTTTCCCTCGACCTAAGCCTCGCATCGCTCTTCGATGCGGAAACAGAATTGCGGATCTGA
- a CDS encoding carbohydrate ABC transporter permease: MLYGTLIFAALYYLLPLYVMVMTSLKGMPEIRLGNIFAPPMEITFEPWVKAWSQACTGLNCDGLSRGFWNSVRITVPSTLISILIASVNGYALANWKFKGADIFFTILIVGAFIPYQVMIYPIVIVLREMGIYGTLTGLILVHSIFGMPILTLLFRNYFTSLPEELFKAARIDGAGFWQIYFRIMLPMSLPIFVVAMILQITGIWNDFLFGVVFTRPEYYPMTVQLNNIVNSVQGVKEYNVNMAATLLTGAVPLIVYFVSGRLFVRGIAAGAVKG, translated from the coding sequence ATGCTCTACGGCACGCTGATCTTCGCGGCGCTCTACTATCTGCTGCCGCTCTACGTCATGGTCATGACGTCGCTGAAGGGCATGCCGGAAATCCGCCTTGGCAATATCTTCGCTCCGCCGATGGAAATCACCTTCGAACCCTGGGTCAAGGCCTGGTCGCAGGCCTGCACCGGGCTGAACTGCGATGGCCTGTCGCGCGGCTTCTGGAACTCCGTCCGCATCACCGTGCCATCGACGCTGATCTCGATCCTGATCGCCTCGGTCAATGGCTATGCGCTGGCGAACTGGAAGTTCAAGGGCGCGGACATCTTCTTCACGATCCTGATCGTCGGCGCCTTCATTCCCTACCAGGTGATGATCTATCCGATCGTCATCGTGCTCAGGGAAATGGGCATCTACGGCACGCTGACCGGCCTGATCCTGGTCCATTCGATCTTCGGCATGCCGATCCTGACGCTCCTGTTCCGCAATTACTTCACCTCGTTGCCCGAGGAGTTGTTCAAGGCGGCGCGCATCGATGGCGCCGGATTCTGGCAGATCTATTTCCGCATCATGCTGCCGATGTCGCTGCCGATCTTCGTGGTCGCGATGATCCTGCAGATCACCGGCATCTGGAACGACTTCCTGTTCGGTGTCGTCTTCACCCGTCCGGAATATTACCCGATGACGGTGCAGCTCAACAACATCGTCAATTCGGTGCAGGGCGTGAAGGAATACAATGTCAACATGGCCGCAACGCTGCTCACAGGCGCGGTGCCGCTCATCGTCTATTTCGTGTCGGGGCGTCTCTTCGTCCGCGGCATCGCCGCCGGCGCAGTGAAGGGTTAA